The following proteins are encoded in a genomic region of Dyadobacter sp. UC 10:
- a CDS encoding DUF3341 domain-containing protein: MAELSGKYLVGVYDDDDTVLHAVPRLRKAGVKIKEVYSPFPIHGMDEALGHPRTRIGIAAFMFGVTGCCVALTLMIWTMGIDWPMIIGGKDPISLPAYIPITFELTVLFTAFGMVITFFISNGLGPGTHFHPRFDVRSTDNKFVMAIDLGRNSMSVDEISRALKDSGAEEVNIKQF; encoded by the coding sequence ATGGCAGAATTATCTGGTAAATATTTGGTTGGAGTTTATGACGATGACGATACTGTGCTTCATGCAGTTCCCAGACTTAGAAAAGCTGGCGTGAAGATTAAAGAGGTTTATTCTCCGTTCCCGATCCATGGCATGGATGAAGCATTGGGGCACCCCAGAACCAGGATTGGAATTGCAGCATTTATGTTCGGTGTGACAGGTTGCTGCGTAGCGTTAACCTTGATGATCTGGACAATGGGAATAGACTGGCCAATGATCATTGGTGGAAAGGACCCAATTTCTTTGCCTGCATATATTCCTATCACATTTGAGCTCACAGTACTTTTTACAGCTTTCGGAATGGTAATTACATTCTTCATTTCGAATGGCCTGGGACCAGGTACCCACTTTCATCCCCGGTTTGATGTACGCTCAACAGATAACAAGTTTGTGATGGCCATTGATTTAGGAAGAAATTCAATGAGCGTGGATGAGATATCAAGAGCTTTGAAAGACAGTGGTGCTGAGGAAGTCAACATCAAGCAATTTTAA
- a CDS encoding cytochrome c oxidase subunit 3 → MAANVTTPGAVEPKMWLGGIEPMKASYGKLMMWFFLISDTFTFSALLVAYGTARFSFPAFTGDRENFTFSNLYWPVPERVYEAVPFLHGISLPLVFVGIMTFILIASSVTMVLAVEAGHRMDRANVEKYMLWTILGGFTFLGCQAWEWSHFIHGTDTGSVMKVMENGEWIEKTIFGANLTENQYGPPAFADFFFFITGFHGTHVFSGVILNILIFFRAATGFYDKRGSYEMVEKVGLYWHFVDLVWVFVFTFFYLV, encoded by the coding sequence ATGGCTGCAAATGTAACAACACCTGGTGCTGTGGAACCCAAAATGTGGTTGGGGGGAATAGAGCCCATGAAAGCGAGTTACGGAAAACTAATGATGTGGTTCTTCCTCATCTCCGATACTTTTACTTTCTCCGCCCTATTGGTGGCGTACGGTACAGCCCGGTTCAGTTTTCCTGCTTTTACCGGAGATAGGGAAAATTTCACCTTTTCAAACCTATATTGGCCAGTACCTGAAAGGGTATATGAGGCGGTTCCTTTTTTGCACGGAATTTCCTTGCCGCTGGTTTTCGTAGGAATTATGACTTTCATTCTGATCGCAAGTAGTGTTACAATGGTACTTGCAGTGGAAGCCGGTCACCGTATGGATAGAGCGAATGTGGAGAAATACATGCTTTGGACAATCCTGGGTGGATTTACATTTCTGGGCTGCCAGGCTTGGGAATGGTCCCACTTTATCCACGGAACCGACACAGGAAGCGTTATGAAAGTAATGGAGAACGGTGAATGGATCGAGAAAACAATTTTTGGAGCTAATCTGACTGAGAATCAGTACGGTCCGCCAGCCTTTGCCGATTTCTTCTTTTTCATTACAGGTTTTCACGGTACGCACGTTTTTAGTGGTGTTATCCTGAACATATTAATATTCTTCCGAGCTGCTACCGGTTTTTACGATAAAAGAGGAAGCTATGAGATGGTCGAAAAAGTAGGTCTCTACTGGCACTTTGTGGATTTGGTTTGGGTGTTTGTATTTACCTTCTTCTATCTGGTTTAG
- the cyoE gene encoding heme o synthase, producing MTSLQESAGGIEKLRERLGVLFELLKFRLASLIAFSGAMGYCLGSRDVRAGDLILFVIASIGITGAANIINQILEKDFDKLMKRTAGRPLPSGRITVEQAAVWALFLGVVSFLVFVFFFNLTTGLIALLSLVLYGFVYTPLKRVGPIAVFVGAFPGAFPPMIGWVAATNHFGLEPGILFAIQFFWQFPHFWAIAWVLDEDYKRAGFKLLPANGLKDSDTTLQIMIYTLFLLPIGWLPYELGMTGINSAFIATIFGVLFLAQTFHLMRTCTDKTAKQLMFGSFIYLPIVQIAFLLDKL from the coding sequence ATGACATCATTACAAGAAAGCGCTGGTGGAATTGAAAAGTTAAGGGAGAGGCTGGGCGTTTTGTTCGAGTTGTTAAAATTTCGGTTGGCATCGCTGATCGCGTTTTCTGGCGCAATGGGCTACTGTCTCGGATCAAGGGATGTAAGGGCAGGTGATTTGATTTTGTTCGTAATTGCATCAATAGGAATCACTGGAGCAGCGAATATCATCAATCAAATCCTTGAAAAAGACTTTGATAAACTGATGAAGCGTACGGCAGGAAGGCCTTTGCCAAGCGGTAGGATTACCGTTGAACAGGCAGCTGTTTGGGCTTTGTTTTTGGGAGTAGTATCATTCCTGGTTTTTGTCTTTTTCTTCAACCTGACTACGGGTTTGATAGCGCTGCTTTCGCTGGTATTATACGGCTTCGTTTATACACCATTGAAGCGGGTTGGTCCGATAGCAGTATTTGTAGGCGCATTCCCAGGGGCATTTCCTCCGATGATCGGCTGGGTTGCGGCGACTAATCATTTCGGACTGGAACCTGGGATTCTGTTCGCGATACAGTTCTTCTGGCAGTTTCCACACTTTTGGGCGATTGCCTGGGTGCTTGATGAGGACTACAAGCGTGCAGGTTTCAAGCTATTGCCCGCCAATGGTTTGAAGGATTCCGACACTACTTTGCAGATCATGATTTATACATTGTTCCTATTGCCAATCGGTTGGCTGCCTTACGAACTGGGAATGACTGGTATCAATTCTGCATTTATTGCAACTATTTTTGGGGTGCTTTTTCTTGCTCAAACATTCCATTTGATGCGGACATGCACAGACAAGACAGCAAAGCAGCTAATGTTTGGATCATTTATATATCTGCCGATCGTTCAGATCGCGTTTTTGTTGGATAAATTGTGA
- a CDS encoding cytochrome c oxidase subunit I: MSAIEGLETAHHHSEEHEHHHEAQNFWQKYIFCEDHKVIAKQYLITGILWAVIGITMSVIFRIQLGLPDSNLSWLKPVLGGWISDSGKLDPNFYLALVTMHGTIMVFFVLTAGLSGTFSNFLIPLQIGARDMASGFMNMLSYWFFFLASVIMFASLFLQSGPAAGGWVIYPPLSALPQAHPGSGMGMTLWLASMAFFIVSQLLGGINYITTVINLRTRGMSFDKLPLTIWSFLITAVLGLISFPVLLSSVLLLIFDRHFGTSFYLSDIYINGEALPNVGGSPILFQHLFWFLGHPEVYIVLLPGLGITSEVIATNARKPIFGYRAMIASMLGIAFLAFIVWAHHMFVTGMNPFLGSVFMFLTLIIAVPSAVKGFNYITTLWKGNIIFTPGMLFSIGLVSLFVSGGLTGIILGNSALDIQLHDTYFVVAHFHLVMGAASAFGLFAGVYHWFPKMFGRMMNTTLGQIHFWLTFIGIYMVFIPMHYVGIAGFPRRYYQFTSYDFTHKYMDMNMFISIAAILSFLAQFIFLWNFFYSIFKGKRSPQNPWRSNTLEWTAPIVPGHGNWEGEIPAVYRWSYDYSKPGAKEDFIPQNIPYSQTLESNFPHENELISLEKAIESQNFNDQFKSSH, from the coding sequence ATGTCAGCTATTGAAGGATTGGAAACAGCTCACCATCACTCAGAGGAGCATGAACACCACCATGAAGCACAAAACTTTTGGCAGAAGTATATATTTTGCGAAGACCATAAGGTCATAGCGAAGCAATATTTAATTACTGGTATCCTTTGGGCAGTAATTGGTATTACAATGTCTGTGATATTCCGTATCCAGCTTGGCTTACCCGATTCTAACTTATCTTGGCTTAAACCAGTGTTAGGCGGTTGGATTAGCGATTCAGGAAAGCTGGATCCTAACTTCTATCTGGCATTAGTTACAATGCATGGAACCATCATGGTGTTCTTTGTATTGACTGCCGGGCTAAGTGGTACGTTTAGTAATTTCCTGATTCCCTTGCAGATCGGTGCCAGAGATATGGCATCGGGTTTTATGAACATGCTTTCTTACTGGTTCTTTTTCCTGGCCAGTGTGATCATGTTTGCTTCGCTTTTCCTGCAATCAGGACCGGCGGCTGGTGGCTGGGTTATTTACCCGCCTTTGAGCGCGCTACCTCAGGCCCATCCGGGATCGGGAATGGGTATGACGCTCTGGTTAGCAAGTATGGCATTTTTCATTGTGTCTCAACTTCTAGGAGGGATCAATTATATTACAACAGTAATTAACCTGCGTACCAGGGGGATGTCTTTCGACAAATTGCCGCTTACGATCTGGTCTTTCCTGATCACGGCCGTTCTGGGGCTGATTTCGTTCCCGGTTCTGTTGTCATCTGTATTGCTTCTGATTTTCGACCGTCACTTCGGAACAAGCTTTTATCTTTCTGATATTTATATCAACGGTGAGGCGCTTCCAAATGTAGGTGGCAGCCCGATTTTGTTTCAGCACTTATTCTGGTTCCTCGGGCACCCCGAAGTATATATTGTACTGCTTCCTGGTCTGGGAATTACTTCTGAAGTAATTGCAACTAACGCACGCAAGCCGATATTTGGTTACAGGGCGATGATCGCTTCCATGCTCGGTATTGCGTTTCTCGCCTTCATCGTTTGGGCACACCACATGTTCGTAACAGGTATGAATCCATTCCTCGGATCGGTATTCATGTTCCTTACGCTGATCATCGCGGTTCCTTCGGCTGTTAAGGGCTTCAATTACATTACAACGTTGTGGAAAGGGAATATCATTTTCACACCCGGTATGCTATTCTCGATCGGTCTTGTTTCTCTCTTCGTATCGGGCGGTTTAACAGGTATCATTCTGGGTAATAGCGCGCTGGATATCCAGTTGCACGACACTTACTTTGTAGTGGCGCATTTTCACCTGGTAATGGGTGCTGCTTCGGCTTTTGGACTTTTTGCAGGCGTTTATCACTGGTTCCCTAAGATGTTTGGAAGAATGATGAACACGACTTTGGGCCAAATCCACTTCTGGTTGACTTTCATAGGTATATACATGGTGTTTATTCCAATGCACTATGTGGGTATAGCTGGCTTCCCGCGTCGTTACTATCAGTTTACCAGCTACGACTTCACGCATAAGTACATGGATATGAACATGTTTATATCTATTGCTGCGATACTTTCGTTCCTTGCTCAGTTCATTTTCCTTTGGAATTTCTTTTACAGTATTTTCAAAGGAAAAAGATCGCCTCAAAATCCATGGCGTTCAAATACTTTGGAGTGGACTGCACCGATTGTTCCGGGTCACGGAAACTGGGAAGGTGAGATACCAGCAGTGTATCGTTGGTCTTATGACTACAGCAAACCTGGTGCTAAGGAGGATTTCATTCCTCAGAACATTCCATATTCTCAAACGCTTGAATCGAATTTCCCTCATGAAAATGAGCTGATCTCTCTGGAAAAAGCAATAGAGTCTCAAAATTTTAATGACCAGTTCAAATCATCACATTGA
- a CDS encoding c-type cytochrome: protein MKFETMKFKSLHKGMLISAIVLIVASGCKKDPSDPGKEYAPNMYLPVGYEPYKQEKANPINPMGLTMRLPVAGTVARRNYQTSFGEADSAKVDLMVYNIPADSIAIAEKVLKNPIPLNEVSLAEGKILYERYCQHCHGATGAGDGKVGTMYKGIPNYASDAYKNLNEGHIFHVITYGKARMWPHGSQIDPAERWKIVHYVQKLQKGA from the coding sequence ATGAAGTTTGAGACGATGAAATTCAAGAGTTTACATAAGGGTATGTTGATCAGTGCTATCGTTTTGATAGTGGCCTCGGGGTGCAAGAAAGATCCCAGTGATCCAGGAAAGGAATATGCACCGAATATGTACCTGCCAGTAGGATACGAACCGTATAAGCAGGAAAAAGCGAATCCGATTAATCCAATGGGATTAACAATGCGACTACCGGTTGCAGGTACTGTAGCAAGGAGAAACTATCAAACTTCATTCGGTGAGGCAGATTCTGCGAAGGTGGATTTAATGGTATATAATATTCCTGCCGACAGTATCGCGATCGCAGAGAAGGTTTTGAAAAATCCAATTCCATTAAATGAGGTTTCGCTGGCGGAAGGGAAGATCCTATACGAAAGATATTGCCAGCATTGCCATGGTGCTACCGGCGCTGGTGACGGTAAGGTTGGGACGATGTATAAGGGTATCCCTAATTATGCCAGTGACGCATATAAGAATTTGAATGAAGGTCATATTTTCCATGTAATTACCTATGGTAAAGCTCGTATGTGGCCTCATGGTTCGCAAATCGACCCTGCGGAACGCTGGAAAATAGTGCACTACGTGCAAAAGCTGCAGAAAGGGGCGTAA
- a CDS encoding DUF420 domain-containing protein: MATLLIEKKPKYERIINILAVVVPVAVAALLGIRQKIELGAWTKVLPHVIGVINSLTAILLLTGYYFIKKKDITGHRRSMTGAFLLGSVFLVCYILYHISNESTPFGGQGFVRPVYYFLLISHILLSIVVVWFVLRAVYFGYTNQIVQHRKAVKWAMPIWLYVSISGVVVYLMISPYYT, from the coding sequence ATGGCAACTTTATTAATTGAAAAAAAACCAAAATACGAACGTATTATCAACATTTTGGCGGTGGTTGTGCCGGTTGCTGTGGCGGCTTTACTGGGAATACGTCAGAAGATCGAGCTCGGCGCCTGGACCAAAGTATTACCGCATGTTATCGGCGTAATCAACTCATTAACTGCAATTCTGTTACTGACGGGCTATTATTTCATTAAGAAAAAAGATATTACCGGGCACAGAAGATCGATGACAGGAGCATTCCTGTTAGGCTCGGTATTTCTGGTCTGTTATATATTATACCATATTTCAAATGAATCGACACCATTTGGCGGTCAGGGGTTTGTGAGGCCGGTATATTACTTTCTTCTGATTTCACATATCTTATTATCGATTGTAGTCGTTTGGTTTGTATTGCGCGCAGTTTATTTTGGGTATACCAATCAAATAGTCCAGCATAGGAAAGCAGTTAAATGGGCCATGCCGATTTGGTTGTACGTCAGCATCAGTGGAGTGGTTGTTTACTTAATGATTAGTCCTTATTACACATGA
- a CDS encoding quinol:cytochrome C oxidoreductase — protein sequence MASAHSIPSIEERFEFTSEAKRNLLIGGGVGLALIALGAYLAATGGGHEAAAHGAEHAAAAVGHAAGEHGASGHEAAAATAEAGHHAKSWVARIWANLWVNGVYFTGMSVVGMFFISYNYLAQAGWATVFKRIPEAMPAFLPVTGVVMLLTFFFGGHDLFHWTHEGLYEVGGPEYDKIIAGKRGYLNTPFFVARLVIYFGVWYWLWKVIRNLSLKEDEIGGTEFYEKSIRFGTAFLVVFGVTSSTSAWDFVMSIDTHWFSTMFGWYTLASWHVAGLAVITLTVVMLRERGYLRAVNSSHLRDLGKFVFAFSIFWTYVWFAQFLLIYYANLPEETIYFIERFRGHGGFYKAPFFISLFLNFFFPFLVLMTRDAKYTHSILKVACWSVIIGHYIDFYTNVMPGAVGAGAELGALEWGFFLLFLCAFAYSIASQLEKANLIPRNHPMLEESLHHDIA from the coding sequence ATGGCATCAGCACATTCGATTCCTTCTATTGAAGAACGGTTTGAATTTACATCGGAAGCTAAAAGGAATTTACTTATAGGCGGTGGTGTAGGATTGGCCCTAATAGCTTTAGGGGCCTACCTGGCAGCTACTGGCGGCGGTCATGAGGCAGCTGCTCATGGAGCCGAACATGCTGCTGCGGCAGTAGGTCACGCTGCCGGTGAGCATGGCGCTTCTGGTCATGAAGCTGCTGCTGCAACTGCGGAAGCCGGACATCACGCTAAAAGCTGGGTAGCAAGGATCTGGGCTAATCTTTGGGTGAATGGTGTGTATTTTACTGGAATGTCGGTGGTAGGAATGTTCTTCATTTCTTACAACTATCTGGCACAGGCGGGCTGGGCGACGGTTTTTAAAAGAATTCCTGAGGCCATGCCAGCATTTTTACCTGTTACTGGTGTGGTAATGCTGCTTACATTCTTTTTCGGCGGACATGATCTTTTTCACTGGACACATGAGGGTTTGTATGAGGTTGGAGGACCAGAATATGATAAGATCATTGCTGGTAAAAGAGGCTACCTGAATACACCTTTCTTTGTTGCCAGACTCGTTATATATTTTGGCGTCTGGTACTGGTTGTGGAAGGTAATCCGAAATTTATCGCTAAAAGAAGACGAAATTGGCGGGACTGAATTTTATGAAAAATCCATCCGCTTTGGTACAGCATTTCTGGTTGTATTCGGCGTAACTTCATCGACTTCTGCCTGGGATTTCGTAATGTCGATTGACACGCACTGGTTTAGCACAATGTTTGGCTGGTACACATTGGCAAGCTGGCATGTAGCTGGACTGGCGGTCATTACCTTAACGGTGGTAATGTTGAGAGAACGGGGATATTTAAGGGCTGTTAACTCTAGCCATCTAAGGGATCTCGGTAAGTTCGTTTTTGCTTTCAGTATTTTTTGGACTTACGTATGGTTTGCTCAATTCTTATTGATTTACTACGCTAACCTTCCCGAGGAAACGATTTATTTCATTGAGCGTTTCAGAGGTCACGGTGGATTTTATAAAGCGCCATTCTTCATTTCATTGTTCCTGAATTTCTTTTTTCCATTCCTTGTTTTGATGACCCGTGACGCAAAATACACCCACTCAATTTTGAAGGTGGCATGCTGGAGCGTTATTATTGGTCACTATATAGATTTTTACACTAATGTTATGCCCGGCGCGGTTGGAGCGGGAGCAGAACTTGGAGCGTTGGAATGGGGATTCTTTCTCTTGTTTCTATGTGCATTTGCCTACTCAATAGCATCTCAATTAGAAAAGGCGAATTTGATCCCGAGAAATCACCCCATGTTGGAGGAATCACTGCATCACGATATTGCCTAA
- a CDS encoding cytochrome c oxidase subunit 3, with protein MENVQQYKLEKEPQATLAMDPIKFILWLFLVTIIMLFASQTSAYLVRRAEGNWLEFQMPKIFWYSTGVLVMSSIAMQWAYFAAKKDQFKQLKIAISITFVLGLLFLWMQFEGWKMLVDMNVYFVGNPSGSFFYVFTGLHGFHIITGLIVLVLSLSAAFKSRVHKKNLRRIQICATYWHFLDILWIYLFVFLLTFN; from the coding sequence ATGGAAAACGTTCAGCAATATAAACTAGAAAAAGAGCCACAGGCCACGCTGGCGATGGACCCCATCAAGTTCATCCTGTGGTTGTTCCTTGTAACGATCATCATGCTTTTTGCTTCTCAGACAAGTGCGTATCTTGTTCGCAGAGCAGAGGGAAATTGGCTTGAGTTCCAAATGCCAAAGATCTTTTGGTACAGTACAGGCGTCTTGGTAATGAGCAGTATCGCCATGCAATGGGCTTATTTTGCGGCAAAAAAAGATCAGTTCAAACAATTGAAAATAGCAATTTCTATTACTTTTGTACTAGGCCTGCTCTTCCTTTGGATGCAGTTTGAAGGATGGAAAATGCTGGTTGACATGAATGTTTATTTCGTGGGAAACCCGTCTGGTTCTTTTTTTTACGTGTTTACCGGTTTGCACGGTTTTCACATTATTACAGGCCTGATTGTTTTGGTGCTTTCACTTTCTGCGGCATTTAAATCAAGGGTTCACAAAAAGAATTTGAGAAGGATTCAGATTTGTGCAACCTACTGGCATTTTTTAGATATCCTCTGGATTTACCTTTTTGTATTTTTATTGACTTTTAATTAA
- a CDS encoding COX15/CtaA family protein codes for MALNTVITLYFLIIAGGVVRSTGAGMGCPDWPRCFGRWIPPTEASQLPPDYKEIYGAKLKGEVEFNATKTWIEYVNRLLGAFTGIMIFLTLLASLPFLKSGNKQIFYLSLAAFILVGFQGWLGAKVVSFELKPVVVTLHMLFAIIIVFVLLYLLTWSGYVEGKFRMDRDNQRALNTLGITVMGLSLFQILLGTQVREAIDEVIVRLGYSARAEWISELGLRFYIHRSFSIIVLAVNLIWLRRILKVEAKKSFGAKLAVACALILALELVTGLVMAYLSVPAWAQPMHLTLAILLIGLQFMSWLVVNGNTYLRYKTLLS; via the coding sequence TTGGCCTTAAATACTGTCATTACACTTTATTTTCTGATCATAGCGGGTGGTGTAGTGAGGAGTACGGGAGCTGGCATGGGTTGTCCGGACTGGCCCAGGTGCTTCGGGAGATGGATTCCGCCGACAGAGGCTTCGCAACTACCTCCTGATTATAAGGAGATTTACGGGGCTAAATTGAAAGGAGAGGTAGAGTTTAACGCTACAAAAACCTGGATTGAATATGTAAACAGGCTTCTGGGAGCATTTACCGGGATAATGATTTTTCTGACTCTGCTTGCTTCCCTGCCCTTTTTGAAATCGGGAAATAAGCAGATTTTTTATTTGAGCCTCGCAGCCTTTATCCTGGTAGGATTTCAAGGTTGGCTTGGGGCGAAAGTGGTTTCATTTGAATTGAAGCCGGTGGTGGTTACACTGCACATGCTTTTTGCGATCATTATTGTTTTCGTTTTGCTATATCTGCTAACCTGGTCTGGTTATGTCGAGGGCAAATTCAGAATGGATCGCGATAACCAGCGTGCTTTGAACACTTTGGGAATCACGGTAATGGGGCTGTCCTTATTCCAGATTTTGCTTGGTACCCAGGTAAGAGAGGCTATTGACGAAGTGATTGTGCGACTTGGTTACAGTGCACGTGCTGAGTGGATTTCAGAGTTGGGTTTGAGATTCTATATTCACAGATCATTTTCAATAATTGTACTGGCAGTCAATTTGATTTGGCTGCGGAGGATTTTGAAAGTGGAAGCAAAGAAATCTTTTGGTGCCAAGCTAGCAGTCGCCTGCGCGTTGATACTGGCACTCGAATTAGTAACAGGACTAGTGATGGCTTATCTGAGTGTCCCGGCCTGGGCACAGCCGATGCATTTGACTTTGGCGATACTGCTGATTGGATTGCAGTTTATGAGCTGGCTGGTGGTAAATGGAAATACCTATTTGCGATATAAGACTCTCCTGAGTTAG
- a CDS encoding cytochrome C oxidase subunit IV family protein: protein MADAHHIHNQDPNAGAEQRKAIMKTFWILLILTALEFVIAFMVPHGVLKVSIFIVMTIVKAFYIVGEFMHLKHETKSLIWSILVPVIFVAWLILALLLEGNAIFEAIFS from the coding sequence ATGGCAGACGCACATCATATTCACAATCAGGATCCTAACGCTGGTGCAGAGCAGCGTAAAGCGATCATGAAGACATTCTGGATCCTGTTGATATTAACTGCACTTGAATTCGTGATCGCCTTTATGGTTCCTCACGGGGTTTTGAAAGTTTCAATTTTCATCGTGATGACCATTGTGAAAGCATTTTACATTGTGGGCGAGTTCATGCACTTAAAACACGAAACCAAGTCGCTTATCTGGTCTATTTTGGTCCCGGTAATTTTTGTGGCCTGGTTAATACTGGCGCTTCTACTTGAAGGAAATGCCATTTTCGAAGCGATTTTTAGTTAA
- a CDS encoding cytochrome c oxidase subunit II, producing the protein MYIIIALVALVFVVLVGVVIARLQNVIKGINKTDSTEVDTSGNKVNGALFIVILIFGAISITWSYLHAREFFLPEASSIHGRRTDDLFWFSMGILTIPFILVNFLIFYFAWKYQHKRNHRATFYPENHRLELIWTIVPAVVMALLVFTGWKAWSDITSDAPRDAEVIEITGKQFNWIARYSGVSDNKLGNYNFKLIDAQNEVGIDLSDENSFDDFTNPSEMHIPVNRPVLLKIRARDVLHSVFIPHMRVKMDAVPGMPTKFWFVADKTTADMRAETGNPKFDYEIACTEICGQGHFSMKMRLVVEDEASYKKWCAEQSTFLQTYPEYLAKVPENLKAKAMKYVPAEAAAPADSTSGGGVGASTSLR; encoded by the coding sequence ATGTATATCATTATCGCGTTAGTTGCTCTTGTATTTGTTGTTCTTGTCGGTGTAGTCATCGCCAGACTGCAAAATGTCATCAAGGGTATTAATAAGACAGATTCGACAGAAGTTGATACTTCAGGAAATAAAGTAAATGGGGCGCTGTTTATTGTAATACTTATATTCGGCGCAATCTCAATTACCTGGTCTTACCTTCACGCTCGTGAGTTTTTCCTTCCCGAAGCGTCATCTATTCACGGACGACGTACCGACGACCTGTTTTGGTTCTCTATGGGAATCCTGACCATCCCATTTATCCTGGTTAATTTTCTTATATTTTATTTCGCATGGAAATATCAGCATAAGAGAAATCACCGCGCCACTTTCTACCCTGAAAATCACAGACTTGAATTAATTTGGACTATTGTACCAGCCGTTGTGATGGCATTATTGGTATTTACTGGTTGGAAAGCGTGGTCAGATATTACTTCTGATGCGCCAAGAGATGCGGAGGTAATCGAGATTACCGGGAAGCAATTCAACTGGATAGCACGGTATTCAGGTGTTAGTGATAACAAACTTGGGAACTATAACTTCAAACTGATTGATGCGCAAAACGAAGTTGGAATAGACTTGTCGGACGAAAACTCATTTGATGACTTTACAAATCCAAGTGAAATGCACATTCCTGTGAACAGACCTGTGTTGTTAAAAATCCGCGCACGTGATGTTTTGCACAGCGTATTTATTCCTCATATGAGAGTAAAGATGGATGCGGTTCCGGGGATGCCTACCAAATTTTGGTTCGTTGCGGATAAAACAACGGCAGATATGCGTGCTGAAACCGGCAATCCGAAGTTTGACTACGAAATTGCATGTACGGAGATTTGCGGACAAGGACATTTTTCTATGAAAATGCGCCTGGTGGTTGAGGACGAAGCATCTTACAAAAAATGGTGTGCAGAACAGTCTACGTTCCTGCAAACTTATCCCGAATATCTTGCGAAGGTTCCTGAAAATCTAAAAGCAAAAGCTATGAAGTATGTGCCTGCGGAAGCAGCGGCACCTGCTGACAGCACCTCGGGAGGTGGAGTTGGGGCAAGCACTAGTCTACGCTAA